One segment of Arthrobacter sp. MMS18-M83 DNA contains the following:
- a CDS encoding DUF4192 family protein, which produces METLTIKTPADVLSFIGHTLGFWPQESLVCITLDTNHIGVTLRVDLPKHDGGERAYARTVAGYLANDTNATSALFAVYTSAAPTGGQDKPYAAVIAALTGALAERHITIRDGLLVGDETVSPYDDDPRLDRALPLSMVDSSEINAELVYRGSAVARTGRITLPPSNKESAFHAVEDRVKSIGQCHDHSAIEKARTLWAGILEAKTYPTDDQTIALIANFQFAAIRDQLMADIPGVDGPMEQILLAQTPGKPQWTRVEWAQQILLHAYTHKSTHHSAPLLTAIGYINWWEGRGSKAHQYMQLALEADPGYRLAKLSDQLLSYGMLAGWNRD; this is translated from the coding sequence ATGGAAACGCTCACCATCAAAACCCCTGCCGATGTCCTCAGTTTCATCGGCCACACCCTGGGCTTCTGGCCGCAGGAAAGTCTCGTGTGCATCACCCTGGACACCAACCACATCGGCGTGACCCTCCGCGTAGATCTCCCCAAGCACGACGGCGGCGAACGCGCCTATGCCCGAACAGTCGCCGGATATCTCGCCAACGACACGAATGCCACCAGTGCTTTGTTTGCCGTCTACACCTCGGCCGCTCCAACAGGCGGCCAGGACAAACCATACGCAGCAGTCATCGCTGCCCTGACCGGGGCGCTCGCCGAGCGACACATCACCATCCGGGACGGCCTCCTCGTCGGAGACGAGACCGTTTCACCGTACGACGACGATCCACGCCTTGATCGTGCCCTACCCCTGTCGATGGTCGACTCCAGCGAAATCAACGCCGAGCTCGTGTACCGCGGAAGTGCGGTCGCACGAACCGGCCGGATCACTTTGCCGCCGTCAAACAAGGAGTCGGCGTTTCATGCCGTCGAGGATCGCGTCAAATCAATCGGGCAGTGCCATGACCACAGCGCGATCGAAAAGGCGCGAACGCTCTGGGCCGGGATCCTCGAGGCCAAAACCTACCCGACCGACGATCAGACCATCGCTTTGATCGCAAACTTCCAGTTTGCAGCCATCCGCGACCAGCTCATGGCGGACATCCCAGGCGTCGACGGCCCCATGGAACAAATCCTTCTAGCCCAAACTCCCGGCAAGCCGCAATGGACCCGCGTCGAATGGGCCCAGCAAATACTCCTCCACGCCTACACGCACAAAAGCACCCACCACTCAGCCCCACTCCTCACAGCCATCGGGTACATCAACTGGTGGGAAGGCCGCGGCAGCAAAGCCCACCAGTACATGCAACTCGCCCTGGAAGCCGACCCCGGCTACCGCCTAGCCAAACTCAGCGACCAACTCCTCAGCTACGGAATGCTAGCCGGCTGGAACAGGGACTAG